The genomic interval AATTGGCAGACTTGGCCATTCCGGAAGAATGGGACTTTTGCGGCAGCCGCAATCGAAATTATTATATTCTTAAAAAATACATCCAGTACACCTTTTACCGTCTGCTTCTGGAAGAAAAAGTCGCCATTTCCAAGGACCGTCGGTTTGCAGCCTTTAACACCGGTTTGGTAACCGTCCACTACGATGACATTTATGCCTGCTTTGAGCCCAACAGCGCCGGGTCATCGCCCTGGCTCTTCAAGGAATTCACCACCGCCGGCCATCGCGGCCTGGGCAAAGATTTGGTACACCGCTTTAACCCCCTGCCGCAAACGGTCACCTACTTTACCCGCAAAGAAGACCTCCTCTTTGATTTGGATAAAACCTTAATTATTGATTTTGACCACATCATCTTAGAGAACTTAAACCGCTTTGACCACCAATTCCTGGTCAACGAGTGCAGCAGCAACGCACAAGCTGAAGCCCTCTTGAAAAAAATCCGCCACACCGGCGATTACGACACCCGCAACCAGCTCTACAGTGACCTGCGGACGGTGATTGAATCCCACACCGCAATCTACAATCGCTTAAAGAACCGCCTGGATGACGCCACCGAACTGGCCCGCCGGCAGGTCCGCTGGAATTTCAAGACAGCCGTCCCCTCCTACTATCCCTCCCGCAACACCATGAACCTCATGCTTCCCCTACACCTCAGCCAGCCCGGCATTGTCGACAACGTCCTCGTCGTCGAATTAACCCCCGCCGGCAACTACCAGGGCCAGACCATCCTGACCTTAGAACAGGCCTAC from Peptococcus niger carries:
- a CDS encoding DUF3825 domain-containing protein, yielding MTAKQKLYRLFLENFKHGEVSLQDINSCLKEQHISVKKYGYASLPDLLFDLPEFIEGRATKPTETVRFFSWNQHKNSRGPQQSSGQAEEARSLAPSMIPDRLLPVARLEDKTMAVLSDKVRKADAALPYLIEAAYQQAKATNRLDTKNNTLRFFMDSYNMLEPSLLLTFKRIRPDEDGHHLTFQYVDDSGLSFDLAGSLSAQNPVKALENFAFLGRWEDFLQELADLAIPEEWDFCGSRNRNYYILKKYIQYTFYRLLLEEKVAISKDRRFAAFNTGLVTVHYDDIYACFEPNSAGSSPWLFKEFTTAGHRGLGKDLVHRFNPLPQTVTYFTRKEDLLFDLDKTLIIDFDHIILENLNRFDHQFLVNECSSNAQAEALLKKIRHTGDYDTRNQLYSDLRTVIESHTAIYNRLKNRLDDATELARRQVRWNFKTAVPSYYPSRNTMNLMLPLHLSQPGIVDNVLVVELTPAGNYQGQTILTLEQAYIDARLVTSPEANWLSTSSVMNCQLED